A section of the Methanocellales archaeon genome encodes:
- a CDS encoding transposase encodes MDTKTMDTQIQDHRLLRGQNMVENGFEPTVLSEGVFNVPSRTNEEIYTVMNSIDGWTCSCPDHFYRRVTCKHIYAIQFWLELRETMYHPDSEMMKSLEIPEVLEMPNTCVYCHSANLIKYGTRKTKMGHKTRYLCHVCGRTFSFEDGYTGFNNMKFSPEIITLSLDLFFKGTSTRKIADHLKQFKGIDTDHSTISKWLKKYTDIIEDYVSTLKPEVSNVWHTDEMQIKVKDGVRKQDGYKWNWLWNVMDSETRFLLTNLITKKRNIKEASKLFQRS; translated from the coding sequence ATGGATACAAAAACGATGGATACACAAATCCAAGACCACCGACTGCTAAGGGGTCAAAACATGGTAGAAAATGGCTTTGAGCCAACGGTATTGAGTGAAGGCGTTTTTAACGTGCCCTCTCGCACCAATGAGGAGATTTACACTGTCATGAATTCGATTGATGGTTGGACATGCTCATGTCCAGACCACTTCTATCGAAGGGTCACATGTAAACACATATATGCAATTCAATTCTGGCTAGAATTAAGAGAAACGATGTATCACCCAGACAGCGAGATGATGAAGAGCCTAGAGATTCCAGAAGTCCTTGAGATGCCTAACACCTGTGTATATTGCCATTCAGCTAATTTGATTAAGTATGGCACACGCAAAACCAAGATGGGACATAAAACTCGCTACCTGTGCCATGTTTGCGGTAGGACTTTCAGCTTTGAGGATGGATACACAGGCTTCAATAACATGAAGTTCAGCCCTGAGATAATCACCTTATCTTTGGACTTATTTTTTAAGGGGACTTCGACCCGTAAGATAGCAGATCATCTTAAGCAGTTCAAAGGGATAGATACTGACCACAGCACTATAAGCAAATGGCTGAAGAAATACACGGACATCATTGAGGACTACGTTTCAACCCTCAAGCCAGAGGTATCAAATGTCTGGCATACGGATGAAATGCAAATCAAAGTCAAAGACGGTGTGCGAAAACAAGACGGTTATAAGTGGAATTGGCTCTGGAATGTCATGGATTCTGAAACACGGTTTTTGCTTACTAACTTAATCACTAAGAAGCGGAATATCAAAGAGGCTAGTAAGCTTTTTCAAAGGAGCTAA
- a CDS encoding type II toxin-antitoxin system RelE/ParE family toxin, producing the protein MIYGIIFSDKALEQLQKMERNAQERIIAALERIRIRPEKYVTKLVGDPGYKLRVGNYRIIMDIDNKELQILVLKVGHRKNIYGR; encoded by the coding sequence ATGATCTATGGTATCATTTTCTCAGACAAGGCGCTTGAGCAGCTCCAAAAAATGGAAAGAAATGCTCAAGAGAGAATAATTGCGGCCCTAGAAAGGATTAGAATAAGGCCTGAGAAATACGTGACTAAACTCGTTGGAGATCCGGGGTACAAGTTGCGTGTGGGAAATTATAGGATCATAATGGATATCGATAATAAAGAACTCCAGATTCTGGTTTTAAAAGTGGGGCACAGGAAGAACATATATGGCAGATAG